Proteins co-encoded in one Cricetulus griseus strain 17A/GY chromosome 1 unlocalized genomic scaffold, alternate assembly CriGri-PICRH-1.0 chr1_1, whole genome shotgun sequence genomic window:
- the Kiaa0232 gene encoding uncharacterized protein KIAA0232 homolog isoform X2 — MCPVSTVVVDGLPSESTSSSYPGPVSVSDMSLLHALGPVQTWLGQELEKCGIDAMIYSRYILSLLLHDSYDYDLQEQENDILGWEKGAYKKWGRSKKKSSDLTLEEMKKQAAVQCLRSASDESSGIETLVEELCCRLKDLQSEQEEKIHKKLEGSPSPEAELSPTAKDQVEMYYEAFPPLSEKPVCLQEIMTVWNKSKPCSHSSSSSSSTAPPASTDTSSPKDCNSESEAIRERSTAASIPIHEKAQSRSRHEKENKLSNGTIEEKPALYKKQIRHKPEGKIRPRSWSSGSSEAGSSSSGNQGELKASMKYVKVRHKAREIRNKKGRNGQSRLSLKHCEKAERSVHAGSSSSSSSSGSIRQLCKRGKRPAKETGRSDPGNTAVKDLYVESRNNKEYKEEPLWYTEPIAEYFVPLSRKSKLETTYRNREDTSALTAEAVEDLSESVHGLCISNSNIHRTYLAAGTFIDGHFVEMPAVINEDIDLAGTSLCSLPEDNKYLDDIHLSELTHFYEVDIDQSMLDPGASETMQGESRILNMIRQKSKENTDFEAECCIVLDGMELQGERAIWTDSTSSVGAEGFFLQDLGNLAQFWECCSSSSGDADGESFGGDSPVRLSPILDSTILSSHVLAGNQEPFSNINEGSGINSCFSVFEVQCSNSVLPFSFETLNLGSEPTDSSANILGKTQSRLLIWTKNSAFEENEHCSNLSTRTCSPWSHSEEARSDNETLNIQFEESTQFTAEDINYVVPRVSSDYVDEELLDFLQDEACQQNSRTLGEIPTLVFKKRSKLESVCGIQLEQKAENKNFETTQACSESSPHGDGYSSGVIKDIWTKMADRNSVAAVETERTGEELFSTDVNNYCCCLDTDAKIEALQEPSRAVQRSEYHLWEGQKENLEKRAFISSELSKVDGGDYTTPSKPWDVAQDKENTFILGGVYGELKTFNSDGEWAVVPPGHTKGSLLQCAASDVVTIAGTDVFMTPGNSFAPGHRQLWKPFVSFEQNDMPKSGENGLNKGFSFIFHEDLLGACSNFQVEDPGLEYSFSSFDLSNPFSQVLHVECSFEPEGIASFSPSFKPKSILCSDSDSEVFHPRICGVDRTQYRAIRISPRTHFRPISASELSPGGGSESEFESERDEANIPIPSQIDVFEDPQADLKPLEEDAEKEGHYYGKLELESGKFLPRLKKSGMEKSAQTSLDSQEEATGILPVGKQNQCLECNFNESLEINLESSAVNCKIMAQCEEEINDFCSCKAGCQFPACEDNPVSSGQLEEFPVLNTDVQEVTRDQEKQSWWEKALYSPLFPSSECEGSVASHGSYTRRQLATHLLKGPGIPEGPSIRNECYTNAKGENGIEEYPDAKETPSREERLLDFNRVSSVYEARCTGERGSEAKPNGLHRKMCSSASSDTGDTGSEAGGEWVGPNTEELFSRTHL, encoded by the exons AGCTCCGGAATTGAGACTTTAGTAGAGGAACTCTGCTGCAGACTGAAAGACCTACAGAGTGAGCAAG AAGAGAAGATTCACAAAAAGTTAGAGGGGTCTCCCTCTCCAGAGGCAGAATTGTCCCCTACAGCAAAGGATCAAGTGGAAAT GTACTATGAAGCATTCCCACCGCTTTCTGAGAAACCGGTTTGCCTGCAAGAGATCATGACTGTGTGGAACAAATCCAAACCCTGTTCTCACTCTAGCTCCTCTTCATCATCCACAGCCCCACCAGCAAGCACAGATACATCTTCTCCAAAGGACTGTAATAGTGAGAGTGAAGCCATCAGAGAAAGAAGCACTGCAGCCTCCATCCCCATACATGAGAAAGCCCAGAGCAGGAGCAGACATGAGAAGGAGAACAAGTTGAGCAATGGCACCATCGAAGAAAAGCCTGCCTTGTACAAAAAGCAGATCCGACACAAACCCGAAGGGAAGATTCGCCCTCGCTCATGGTCATCTGGTTCTAGTGAAGCAGGCTCAAGTTCAAGTGGTAATCAGGGAGAATTAAAAGCATCCATGAAGTATGTTAAAGTCAGACACAAGGCACGAGAAATTCGAAACAAAAAAGGGCGGAATGGGCAAAGCAGGCTGTCACTTAAACATtgtgagaaggcagagagaagtgtCCATGcaggtagcagcagcagcagcagtagcagtggGTCCATCAGGCAGCTGTGCAAGCGGGGTAAAAGACCAGCAaaggagacagggaggagtgacCCCGGTAACACTGCCGTGAAAGACCTATATGTGGAGAGCAGAAACAACAAAGAATACAAGGAAGAGCCACTGTGGTACACGGAACCCATTGCTGAATATTTTGTCCCTTTGAGTagaaaaagcaaactagaaaCCACATACCGAAACAGGGAAGATACAAGTGCTCTGACAGCAGAGGCAGTGGAAGACTTGTCTGAATCTGTGCATGGTTTGTGTATCAGCAACAGTAATATCCATAGAACATACCTCGCAGCAGGTACTTTTATTGATGGTCATTTTGTAGAAATGCCTGCAGTTATAAATGAGGATATTGACCTCGCTGGGACCTCATTATGTTCTCTACCAGAGGATAATAAATACCTGGATGATATTCATCTATCAGAACTAACACACTTCTATGAAGTGGATATTGATCAATCCATGTTGGATCCTGGTGCCTCAGAAACAATGCAAGGAGAAAGTCGGATTTTGAATATGATTCGACAAAAAAGCAAGGAGAATACAGATTTTGAGGCAGAATGTTGCATAGTGTTAGATGGTATGGAGTTGCAAGGGGAACGTGCAATATGGACAGATTCTACCAGCTCAGTGGGTGCTGAGGGCTTCTTTCTGCAAGACCTTGGCAATCTGGCTCAATTTTGGGAGTGTTGTTCATCTAGTTCTGGTGATGCTGATGGAGAGAGTTTTGGAGGAGACTCTCCAGTTAGACTTTCTCCTATCTTGGATAGCACGATACTTAGTTCACACGTGCTTGCTGGCAATCAAGAGCCCTTTTCCAATATTAATGAAGGATCTGGTATAAACTCTTGTTTTTCAGTATTTGAAGTGCAATGCAGTAATTCtgttttaccattttcttttgaaacactTAACTTGGGAAGTGAACCTACAGATTCTAGTGCTAATATTCTGGGGAAAACACAGTCTAGATTGCTAATATGGACCAAAAATAGTGCCTTTGAAGAAAACGAACACTGTTCTAATCTTTCAACAAGAACTTGTAGCCCATGGTCCCATTCAGAAGAAGCACGCTCAGACAACGAGACACTAAACATTCAGTTTGAAGAATCAACACAGTTTACTGCGGAAGATATTAATTATGTAGTTCCCAGAGTCTCGTCAGATTATGTAGATGAAGAACTTCTAGATTTTTTGCAGGATGAAGCTTGCCAGCAAAACAGTAGAACTTTAGGAGAAATTCCTACTTTAGTTTTCAAAAAAAGATCTAAGCTAGAATCTGTGTGTGGTATTCAGCTAGAACAAAAGGCAGAAAACAAGAACTTTGAAACTACACAGGCATGTAGTGAAAGCAGTCCACATGGAGATGGCTACAGCTCAGGGGTTATTAAAGACATTTGGACAAAGATGGCAGATAGGAATTCTGTGGCTGcagtagaaacagaaagaactggGGAGGAGTTATTTTCCACAGATGTAAATAACTACTGCTGCTGTTTGGACACTGATGCTAAGATAGAAGCCCTTCAGGAGCCTAGTAGGGCTGTGCAGAGATCAGAGTATCATCTCtgggagggacagaaggagaaCTTGGAAAAAAGAGCATTTATCTCTAGTGAACTGTCCAAGGTGGATGGTGGAGATTACACCACACCCTCTAAACCTTGGGATGTGGCCCAAGATAAAGAGAACACATTCATTCTTGGAGGAGTTTATGGAGAACTCAAAACGTTCAACAGCGATGGGGAGTGGGCAGTTGTACCACCTGGTCACACAAAAGGGAGTTTGTTACAATGTGCAGCCTCTGATGTAGTGACAATAGCTGGTACAGATGTCTTTATGACCCCTGGAAACAGCTTTGCTCCTGGTCACAGGCAGCTCTGGAAGCCCTTTGTGTCATTTGAACAGAATGATATGCCGAAGAGTGGGGAAAATGGATTAAACAAgggattttcttttatcttccatGAAGACTTGCTAGGAGCCTGCAGTAACTTTCAAGTTGAAGATCCTGGGCTTGAATATTCATTCTCTTCCTTTGACCTAAGCAATCCATTCTCACAAGTTCTCCACGTAGAGTGTTCATTTGAACCAGAAGGGATTGCATCTTTCAGCCCCAGTTTTAAACCGAAATCAATCCTTTGCTCTGATTCAGACAGTGAAGTTTTTCACCCCAGAATATGTGGTGTTGACAGGACACAGTACAGGGCTATACGAATCTCTCCTCGGACTCACTTTCGCCCAATTTCTGCATCTGAACTATCCCCTGGAGGAGGAAGTGAGTCAGAGTTTGAATCTGAGAGAGATGAAGCAAATATTCCCATTCCTTCTCAAATTGATGTATTTGAAGACCCGCAAGCAGATCTCAAACCTTTAgaagaagatgcagagaaggaaggccACTACTATGGGAAATTAGAGCTTGAGTCTGGGAAATTCCTGCCCAGGTTAAAAAAGTCTGGAATGGAAAAGAGTGCTCAGACATCACTGGATTCCCAGGAGGAGGCAACAGGGATTCTGCCAGTGGGAAAACAAAATCAGTGTTTGGAATGTAACTTTAATGAATCTCTGGAAATAAATTTAGAAAGCTCAGCAGTAAACTGTAAAATAATGGCACAATGTGAAGAGGAAATCAATGATTTTTGCAGTTGCAAAGCAGGTTGTCAGTTCCCTGCTTGTGAAGATAATCCAGTGTCTTCAGGACAACTGGAAGAG TTTCCTGTACTGAACACTGATGTGCAAGAAGTGACAAGAGATCAAGAAAAGCAGAGCTGGTGGGAAAAAGCCTTGTActctcctctttttccctcaTCAGAGTGTGAAG GGTCTGTAGCCTCACATGGAAGTTATACAAGAAGACAGCTAGCTACTCACCTTTTAAAAGGACCAGGCATTCCTGAAGGACCTAGTATCAGAAATG AATGTTATACAAATGCCAAGGGAGAGAATGGTATAGAAGAATATCCAGATGCTAAAGAGACACCCAGTCGTGAAGAGCGTCTGTTAGATTTTAATAGG GTGTCTTCTGTTTATGAAGCAAGATGTACAGGAGAGAGAGGTTCTGAGGCAAAACCAAATGGCCTCCACAGGAAGATGTGTTCCAGCGCCAGCTCTGACACGGGTGACACAGGCTCCGAAGCCGGCGGAGAGTGGGTGGGCCCCAACACAGAGGAGCTCTTCTCCCGAACACATCTCTGA
- the Kiaa0232 gene encoding uncharacterized protein KIAA0232 homolog isoform X4 encodes MCPVSTVVVDGLPSESTSSSYPGPVSVSDMSLLHALGPVQTWLGQELEKCGIDAMIYSRYILSLLLHDSYDYDLQEQENDILGWEKGAYKKWGRSKKKSSDLTLEEMKKQAAVQCLRSASDESSGIETLVEELCCRLKDLQSEQEEKIHKKLEGSPSPEAELSPTAKDQVEMYYEAFPPLSEKPVCLQEIMTVWNKSKPCSHSSSSSSSTAPPASTDTSSPKDCNSESEAIRERSTAASIPIHEKAQSRSRHEKENKLSNGTIEEKPALYKKQIRHKPEGKIRPRSWSSGSSEAGSSSSGNQGELKASMKYVKVRHKAREIRNKKGRNGQSRLSLKHCEKAERSVHAGSSSSSSSSGSIRQLCKRGKRPAKETGRSDPGNTAVKDLYVESRNNKEYKEEPLWYTEPIAEYFVPLSRKSKLETTYRNREDTSALTAEAVEDLSESVHGLCISNSNIHRTYLAAGTFIDGHFVEMPAVINEDIDLAGTSLCSLPEDNKYLDDIHLSELTHFYEVDIDQSMLDPGASETMQGESRILNMIRQKSKENTDFEAECCIVLDGMELQGERAIWTDSTSSVGAEGFFLQDLGNLAQFWECCSSSSGDADGESFGGDSPVRLSPILDSTILSSHVLAGNQEPFSNINEGSGINSCFSVFEVQCSNSVLPFSFETLNLGSEPTDSSANILGKTQSRLLIWTKNSAFEENEHCSNLSTRTCSPWSHSEEARSDNETLNIQFEESTQFTAEDINYVVPRVSSDYVDEELLDFLQDEACQQNSRTLGEIPTLVFKKRSKLESVCGIQLEQKAENKNFETTQACSESSPHGDGYSSGVIKDIWTKMADRNSVAAVETERTGEELFSTDVNNYCCCLDTDAKIEALQEPSRAVQRSEYHLWEGQKENLEKRAFISSELSKVDGGDYTTPSKPWDVAQDKENTFILGGVYGELKTFNSDGEWAVVPPGHTKGSLLQCAASDVVTIAGTDVFMTPGNSFAPGHRQLWKPFVSFEQNDMPKSGENGLNKGFSFIFHEDLLGACSNFQVEDPGLEYSFSSFDLSNPFSQVLHVECSFEPEGIASFSPSFKPKSILCSDSDSEVFHPRICGVDRTQYRAIRISPRTHFRPISASELSPGGGSESEFESERDEANIPIPSQIDVFEDPQADLKPLEEDAEKEGHYYGKLELESGKFLPRLKKSGMEKSAQTSLDSQEEATGILPVGKQNQCLECNFNESLEINLESSAVNCKIMAQCEEEINDFCSCKAGCQFPACEDNPVSSGQLEEFPVLNTDVQEVTRDQEKQSWWEKALYSPLFPSSECEECYTNAKGENGIEEYPDAKETPSREERLLDFNRVSSVYEARCTGERGSEAKPNGLHRKMCSSASSDTGDTGSEAGGEWVGPNTEELFSRTHL; translated from the exons AGCTCCGGAATTGAGACTTTAGTAGAGGAACTCTGCTGCAGACTGAAAGACCTACAGAGTGAGCAAG AAGAGAAGATTCACAAAAAGTTAGAGGGGTCTCCCTCTCCAGAGGCAGAATTGTCCCCTACAGCAAAGGATCAAGTGGAAAT GTACTATGAAGCATTCCCACCGCTTTCTGAGAAACCGGTTTGCCTGCAAGAGATCATGACTGTGTGGAACAAATCCAAACCCTGTTCTCACTCTAGCTCCTCTTCATCATCCACAGCCCCACCAGCAAGCACAGATACATCTTCTCCAAAGGACTGTAATAGTGAGAGTGAAGCCATCAGAGAAAGAAGCACTGCAGCCTCCATCCCCATACATGAGAAAGCCCAGAGCAGGAGCAGACATGAGAAGGAGAACAAGTTGAGCAATGGCACCATCGAAGAAAAGCCTGCCTTGTACAAAAAGCAGATCCGACACAAACCCGAAGGGAAGATTCGCCCTCGCTCATGGTCATCTGGTTCTAGTGAAGCAGGCTCAAGTTCAAGTGGTAATCAGGGAGAATTAAAAGCATCCATGAAGTATGTTAAAGTCAGACACAAGGCACGAGAAATTCGAAACAAAAAAGGGCGGAATGGGCAAAGCAGGCTGTCACTTAAACATtgtgagaaggcagagagaagtgtCCATGcaggtagcagcagcagcagcagtagcagtggGTCCATCAGGCAGCTGTGCAAGCGGGGTAAAAGACCAGCAaaggagacagggaggagtgacCCCGGTAACACTGCCGTGAAAGACCTATATGTGGAGAGCAGAAACAACAAAGAATACAAGGAAGAGCCACTGTGGTACACGGAACCCATTGCTGAATATTTTGTCCCTTTGAGTagaaaaagcaaactagaaaCCACATACCGAAACAGGGAAGATACAAGTGCTCTGACAGCAGAGGCAGTGGAAGACTTGTCTGAATCTGTGCATGGTTTGTGTATCAGCAACAGTAATATCCATAGAACATACCTCGCAGCAGGTACTTTTATTGATGGTCATTTTGTAGAAATGCCTGCAGTTATAAATGAGGATATTGACCTCGCTGGGACCTCATTATGTTCTCTACCAGAGGATAATAAATACCTGGATGATATTCATCTATCAGAACTAACACACTTCTATGAAGTGGATATTGATCAATCCATGTTGGATCCTGGTGCCTCAGAAACAATGCAAGGAGAAAGTCGGATTTTGAATATGATTCGACAAAAAAGCAAGGAGAATACAGATTTTGAGGCAGAATGTTGCATAGTGTTAGATGGTATGGAGTTGCAAGGGGAACGTGCAATATGGACAGATTCTACCAGCTCAGTGGGTGCTGAGGGCTTCTTTCTGCAAGACCTTGGCAATCTGGCTCAATTTTGGGAGTGTTGTTCATCTAGTTCTGGTGATGCTGATGGAGAGAGTTTTGGAGGAGACTCTCCAGTTAGACTTTCTCCTATCTTGGATAGCACGATACTTAGTTCACACGTGCTTGCTGGCAATCAAGAGCCCTTTTCCAATATTAATGAAGGATCTGGTATAAACTCTTGTTTTTCAGTATTTGAAGTGCAATGCAGTAATTCtgttttaccattttcttttgaaacactTAACTTGGGAAGTGAACCTACAGATTCTAGTGCTAATATTCTGGGGAAAACACAGTCTAGATTGCTAATATGGACCAAAAATAGTGCCTTTGAAGAAAACGAACACTGTTCTAATCTTTCAACAAGAACTTGTAGCCCATGGTCCCATTCAGAAGAAGCACGCTCAGACAACGAGACACTAAACATTCAGTTTGAAGAATCAACACAGTTTACTGCGGAAGATATTAATTATGTAGTTCCCAGAGTCTCGTCAGATTATGTAGATGAAGAACTTCTAGATTTTTTGCAGGATGAAGCTTGCCAGCAAAACAGTAGAACTTTAGGAGAAATTCCTACTTTAGTTTTCAAAAAAAGATCTAAGCTAGAATCTGTGTGTGGTATTCAGCTAGAACAAAAGGCAGAAAACAAGAACTTTGAAACTACACAGGCATGTAGTGAAAGCAGTCCACATGGAGATGGCTACAGCTCAGGGGTTATTAAAGACATTTGGACAAAGATGGCAGATAGGAATTCTGTGGCTGcagtagaaacagaaagaactggGGAGGAGTTATTTTCCACAGATGTAAATAACTACTGCTGCTGTTTGGACACTGATGCTAAGATAGAAGCCCTTCAGGAGCCTAGTAGGGCTGTGCAGAGATCAGAGTATCATCTCtgggagggacagaaggagaaCTTGGAAAAAAGAGCATTTATCTCTAGTGAACTGTCCAAGGTGGATGGTGGAGATTACACCACACCCTCTAAACCTTGGGATGTGGCCCAAGATAAAGAGAACACATTCATTCTTGGAGGAGTTTATGGAGAACTCAAAACGTTCAACAGCGATGGGGAGTGGGCAGTTGTACCACCTGGTCACACAAAAGGGAGTTTGTTACAATGTGCAGCCTCTGATGTAGTGACAATAGCTGGTACAGATGTCTTTATGACCCCTGGAAACAGCTTTGCTCCTGGTCACAGGCAGCTCTGGAAGCCCTTTGTGTCATTTGAACAGAATGATATGCCGAAGAGTGGGGAAAATGGATTAAACAAgggattttcttttatcttccatGAAGACTTGCTAGGAGCCTGCAGTAACTTTCAAGTTGAAGATCCTGGGCTTGAATATTCATTCTCTTCCTTTGACCTAAGCAATCCATTCTCACAAGTTCTCCACGTAGAGTGTTCATTTGAACCAGAAGGGATTGCATCTTTCAGCCCCAGTTTTAAACCGAAATCAATCCTTTGCTCTGATTCAGACAGTGAAGTTTTTCACCCCAGAATATGTGGTGTTGACAGGACACAGTACAGGGCTATACGAATCTCTCCTCGGACTCACTTTCGCCCAATTTCTGCATCTGAACTATCCCCTGGAGGAGGAAGTGAGTCAGAGTTTGAATCTGAGAGAGATGAAGCAAATATTCCCATTCCTTCTCAAATTGATGTATTTGAAGACCCGCAAGCAGATCTCAAACCTTTAgaagaagatgcagagaaggaaggccACTACTATGGGAAATTAGAGCTTGAGTCTGGGAAATTCCTGCCCAGGTTAAAAAAGTCTGGAATGGAAAAGAGTGCTCAGACATCACTGGATTCCCAGGAGGAGGCAACAGGGATTCTGCCAGTGGGAAAACAAAATCAGTGTTTGGAATGTAACTTTAATGAATCTCTGGAAATAAATTTAGAAAGCTCAGCAGTAAACTGTAAAATAATGGCACAATGTGAAGAGGAAATCAATGATTTTTGCAGTTGCAAAGCAGGTTGTCAGTTCCCTGCTTGTGAAGATAATCCAGTGTCTTCAGGACAACTGGAAGAG TTTCCTGTACTGAACACTGATGTGCAAGAAGTGACAAGAGATCAAGAAAAGCAGAGCTGGTGGGAAAAAGCCTTGTActctcctctttttccctcaTCAGAGTGTGAAG AATGTTATACAAATGCCAAGGGAGAGAATGGTATAGAAGAATATCCAGATGCTAAAGAGACACCCAGTCGTGAAGAGCGTCTGTTAGATTTTAATAGG GTGTCTTCTGTTTATGAAGCAAGATGTACAGGAGAGAGAGGTTCTGAGGCAAAACCAAATGGCCTCCACAGGAAGATGTGTTCCAGCGCCAGCTCTGACACGGGTGACACAGGCTCCGAAGCCGGCGGAGAGTGGGTGGGCCCCAACACAGAGGAGCTCTTCTCCCGAACACATCTCTGA